One genomic region from Lynx canadensis isolate LIC74 chromosome E1, mLynCan4.pri.v2, whole genome shotgun sequence encodes:
- the GNA13 gene encoding LOW QUALITY PROTEIN: guanine nucleotide-binding protein subunit alpha-13 (The sequence of the model RefSeq protein was modified relative to this genomic sequence to represent the inferred CDS: substituted 1 base at 1 genomic stop codon): protein LFXGESVKYFLDNLDKLGEADYIPSQQDILLARRPTKGIHEYDFEIKNVPFKMVDVGGQRSERKRWFECFDSVTSILFLVSSSEFDQVLMEDRLTNRLTESLNIFETIVNNRVFSNVSIILFLNKTDLLEEKVRIVSIKDYFLEFEGDPHCLRDVQKFLVECFRNKRRDQQQKPLYHHFTTAINTENIRLVFRDVKDTILHDNLKQLMLQ from the exons ttgttttagggtGAATCCGTAAAATATTTCCTGGATAACTTGGATAAACTTGGAGAAGCA GATTACATCCCGTCACAGCAAGATATTCTGCTCGCCAGAAGACCCACCAAAGGCATTCACGAGTAcgactttgaaattaaaaatgttcctttcaAAATGGTTGATGTAGGTGGTCAGAGGTCAGAAAGAAAGCGGTGGTTTGAGTGCTTTGACAGCGTGACGTCGATACTTTTCCTTGTGTCCTCCAGTGAATTCGACCAGGTGCTTATGGAAGATCGACTGACCAATCGCCTGACAGAGTCTCTGAACATTTTCGAAACGATCGTCAACAACCGGGTTTTCAGCAACGTCTCCATAATCCTTTTCTTAAACAAGACAGATTTGCTTGAGGAGAAGGTGCGAATTGTGAGCATCAAAGACTATTTCTTAGAATTTGAAGGGGATCCCCACTGCTTAAGAGACGTCCAAAAATTCCTGGTGGAATGTTTCCGGAACAAGCGGCGGGACCAGCAGCAGAAGCCCCTGTACCACCACTTCACCACCGCGATCAACACGGAGAACATCCGCCTGGTTTTCCGCGACGTCAAGGATACTATTCTTCATGACAACCTCAAGCAGCTCATGCTGCAGTGA